Proteins co-encoded in one Stenotrophomonas maltophilia genomic window:
- a CDS encoding GNAT family N-acetyltransferase gives MPVFVRDARPEDAAACIDLRGRTRENAFSAGQLAELGITAQTWAEGTAAGDFIGRVAWEGERMVGYCFADRDSGEVLVLALLPDYEGRGIGRQLLQEVVSLTRDAGHRRLFLACSADPRSRSHGFYRRLGWRPTGQIDEVGDEILELV, from the coding sequence ATGCCTGTATTCGTCCGCGATGCGCGCCCCGAAGACGCCGCCGCCTGCATCGACCTGCGTGGGCGTACCCGCGAAAACGCCTTCAGCGCCGGGCAGTTGGCCGAGCTGGGCATCACCGCGCAGACGTGGGCCGAAGGCACCGCCGCCGGCGATTTCATCGGCCGCGTCGCCTGGGAGGGCGAGCGCATGGTCGGCTACTGCTTCGCCGACCGCGACAGCGGTGAAGTGCTGGTGCTGGCCCTGCTGCCGGATTACGAAGGCCGTGGCATCGGCCGCCAGCTGCTGCAGGAGGTGGTCAGCCTGACCCGCGATGCCGGCCACCGGCGGCTGTTCCTGGCCTGCTCGGCCGACCCGCGCTCGCGTTCGCATGGCTTCTACCGGCGCCTGGGCTGGCGCCCAACCGGGCAGATCGACGAGGTGGGTGACGAGATTCTTGAGCTGGTCTGA
- the mdcA gene encoding malonate decarboxylase subunit alpha, with translation MNPSWDTLERSRRVRLERAAPWARGHQVAADDVRELLHALLEPGDKVCLEGNNQKQADFLAQTLADLDPGRVHDLHMVQSVLSLPSHLDVFERGIASKLDFSFSGPQSVRLANLVAEGRIQIGAIHTYLELFGRYFIDLTPRVALVAAQAADRHGNLYTGPNTEDTPVIVEATAFGGGIVIAQVNEILDTLPRVDIPADWVNFVVQAPTPNHIEPLFTRDPAQISEIQVLMAMMAIKGIYAEYGVNRLNHGIGFDTAAIELLLPTYAESLGLKGKICQHWALNPHPALIPAIESGFVKSVHSFGSELGMEQYIAARGDVFFTGADGSMRSNRAFSQTAGLYACDMFIGSTLQIDLQGNSSTATRDRIAGFGGAPNMGSDARGRRHASDAWIKAGRQAARPGEMPRGRKLVVQMVETFREHMAPAFVERLDAWELAERAAMPLPPVMIYGDDVSHVLTEEGIANLLLCRTPEEREQAIRGVAGYTAVGMSRDRAMVENLRDRGVIQRPDDLGINVRDASRDLLAARSVKDLVRWSGGLYDPPKRFRNW, from the coding sequence ATGAACCCGAGCTGGGATACGTTGGAACGCAGCCGCCGGGTGCGCCTGGAGCGCGCCGCGCCGTGGGCGCGCGGCCACCAGGTCGCGGCCGACGACGTGCGCGAACTGCTGCACGCGCTGCTCGAACCCGGCGACAAGGTCTGCCTGGAAGGGAACAACCAGAAGCAGGCGGACTTCCTTGCCCAGACCCTCGCCGACCTCGACCCTGGCCGCGTGCATGACCTGCACATGGTGCAGTCGGTGCTGTCCCTGCCCTCGCACCTGGATGTGTTCGAGCGCGGCATCGCCTCGAAACTGGACTTCTCCTTCTCCGGTCCGCAATCGGTGCGGCTGGCCAACCTGGTGGCCGAAGGGCGCATCCAGATCGGGGCCATCCACACCTACCTGGAACTGTTCGGCCGCTACTTCATCGACCTGACCCCGCGCGTAGCGCTGGTGGCCGCGCAGGCCGCCGACCGCCACGGCAACCTCTACACCGGCCCGAACACCGAAGACACGCCGGTGATCGTGGAAGCCACTGCATTCGGCGGCGGAATCGTCATTGCCCAGGTCAACGAGATCCTCGACACCCTCCCCCGCGTCGACATCCCGGCCGACTGGGTCAACTTCGTGGTGCAGGCGCCAACGCCGAACCATATCGAGCCGTTGTTCACCCGCGATCCGGCGCAGATCTCCGAGATCCAGGTGCTGATGGCGATGATGGCGATCAAGGGCATCTACGCCGAGTACGGCGTGAACCGCCTCAATCATGGCATCGGCTTCGATACCGCCGCGATCGAACTGCTGCTGCCCACCTACGCCGAATCGCTGGGGCTGAAGGGAAAGATCTGCCAGCACTGGGCGCTCAATCCGCATCCGGCGCTGATTCCGGCCATCGAATCAGGCTTCGTCAAGTCGGTGCATTCGTTCGGTTCGGAACTGGGCATGGAGCAGTACATCGCCGCGCGTGGCGATGTGTTCTTCACCGGTGCCGACGGTTCGATGCGTTCCAACCGCGCGTTCTCGCAGACCGCCGGCCTGTATGCCTGTGACATGTTCATTGGTTCGACCCTGCAGATCGACCTGCAGGGCAACAGCTCCACCGCCACGCGCGACCGCATCGCCGGCTTTGGCGGTGCACCGAACATGGGTTCGGATGCACGTGGCCGCCGCCACGCCAGCGATGCCTGGATCAAGGCTGGCCGGCAGGCGGCACGCCCCGGCGAAATGCCACGCGGCCGCAAGCTGGTGGTGCAGATGGTGGAAACCTTCCGCGAACACATGGCGCCGGCCTTCGTCGAGCGCCTGGATGCCTGGGAGCTGGCCGAGCGCGCCGCCATGCCGCTGCCACCGGTGATGATCTATGGCGACGATGTCAGCCATGTGCTGACCGAAGAAGGCATCGCCAATCTGCTGTTGTGCCGCACGCCGGAAGAACGCGAACAGGCCATCCGTGGCGTGGCCGGCTACACCGCCGTCGGCATGAGCCGGGACCGCGCGATGGTGGAAAACCTGCGTGACCGTGGCGTGATCCAGCGGCCGGACGACCTCGGCATCAACGTGCGCGATGCCAGCCGTGACCTGCTGGCCGCGCGCTCGGTGAAGGATCTGGTGCGCTGGTCCGGCGGGCTGTACGACCCGCCCAAGCGCTTCCGCAACTGGTAA
- the mdcB gene encoding triphosphoribosyl-dephospho-CoA synthase MdcB — protein MSAVVQLRLPGERAFDSARLGRLAIASLHAELALAPKPGLVTPFDAGSHDDMDAGTFLRSLFALRHYFTAMAHAGAADAPFARLRAHGLAAETAMLRATGGINTHRGAIFSLGLLVAAAARCRRQHGHSVPAAQVCLGVQHWADDFARAPLDAQSPGQRARVQHGVPGVREQAAAGYPLLRELAVPTLRHALSAGLPRDAALCQTLMQLVAHIDDLNLLHRGGIDGLLWAQQQARGFLESGGAFAPGWQVRLHGIGERFVARRLSPGGSADLLACSWFLLQQEAA, from the coding sequence GTGAGCGCCGTCGTGCAGCTCCGTCTGCCCGGTGAACGTGCGTTCGACAGCGCGCGCCTGGGGCGCCTGGCCATCGCCAGCCTGCATGCCGAACTGGCACTGGCCCCCAAACCGGGGCTGGTCACGCCGTTTGATGCAGGCAGCCATGACGACATGGATGCCGGCACGTTCCTGCGCAGCCTGTTTGCGCTGCGCCACTACTTCACCGCGATGGCACACGCCGGGGCTGCCGACGCACCGTTCGCGCGGCTGCGCGCGCACGGCCTCGCTGCCGAAACTGCGATGCTGCGCGCCACCGGGGGTATCAACACCCATCGCGGTGCAATCTTCAGCCTCGGCCTGCTGGTGGCCGCCGCCGCACGCTGCCGGCGCCAGCACGGCCACAGCGTGCCTGCCGCACAGGTGTGCCTGGGCGTACAGCACTGGGCCGACGATTTCGCCCGTGCTCCACTGGATGCGCAGAGCCCGGGGCAGCGTGCACGAGTGCAGCATGGCGTGCCGGGCGTGCGCGAACAGGCGGCGGCCGGGTACCCGTTGCTGCGCGAACTGGCGGTACCCACCCTGCGCCATGCCCTGAGCGCAGGCCTGCCGCGCGACGCGGCACTGTGCCAGACCCTGATGCAGCTGGTTGCGCACATCGACGACCTCAACCTGCTGCACCGTGGCGGCATCGACGGCCTGCTCTGGGCCCAGCAGCAGGCGCGCGGTTTTCTGGAAAGTGGCGGTGCCTTCGCACCGGGCTGGCAAGTGCGCCTGCACGGCATCGGTGAACGCTTCGTCGCGCGCCGCCTCAGCCCTGGCGGCAGTGCCGACCTGCTCGCCTGCAGCTGGTTCCTGCTGCAGCAGGAGGCCGCATGA
- the mqo gene encoding malate dehydrogenase (quinone) has protein sequence MKKFGKALLALLVLLLLAAALFLYWPLTQRSVPAASNDKPVDVVLVGAGIMSITLATYLQELQPDWNIQVYERLDGVAGESSDGWNNAGTGHSAFAELNYTPELPDGSIETKRAVGIAESFEVSRQFWSHQVKQGRLSQPSDFINPTPHMSFVWGDDNIAYLHKRQQALVKNPLFYGMQYSEDPAQIKQWAPLLMEGRDPKQKVAATWMPLGTDVNFGVITRQLTAGLQRSPNFSLHLNHEVSALRQNADKSWNVTVKDLKAGTESTTHARFVFIGAGGAALKLLQMSGIPESKDYAGFPVGGQFLAFQGQDVTSRHGVKAYGMAETGSPPMSVPHLDARKLDGKPVVLFGPFALYSTKFLKHGSWWDLYSSVTHNNVGPMLEVGKDNLDLVQYLMGQARLNDADRQAELVKYFPNAKPGDWKLVTAGQRVQIIKRDPLKGAVLQFGTEIVTDKDRTLAALLGASPGASTSPPIMLDLMAKAFPDQMKAGWEARLREIVPSYGRKLNDSAALTNEIRTLTSQTLHLPYLEVPVDANAAAPAPAVVPAAVPAPAKEKRNANEELQAL, from the coding sequence ATGAAGAAATTTGGCAAGGCCCTGCTCGCCCTGCTCGTGCTGCTGTTGCTGGCCGCCGCGCTGTTCCTGTACTGGCCGCTGACCCAGCGCTCGGTGCCCGCCGCCAGCAACGACAAGCCTGTCGACGTTGTGCTGGTCGGCGCCGGCATCATGAGCATCACCCTGGCCACCTACCTGCAGGAACTGCAGCCGGACTGGAACATCCAGGTCTACGAACGCCTCGACGGCGTCGCCGGTGAAAGCTCCGACGGCTGGAACAACGCCGGCACCGGCCACTCGGCGTTCGCCGAACTGAACTACACCCCGGAACTGCCCGATGGCAGCATCGAGACCAAGCGCGCGGTCGGCATCGCCGAATCGTTCGAGGTGTCGCGCCAGTTCTGGTCGCACCAGGTCAAGCAAGGCCGGCTCAGCCAGCCCAGCGACTTCATCAACCCGACCCCGCACATGAGCTTTGTCTGGGGAGATGACAACATCGCCTACCTGCACAAGCGCCAGCAGGCCCTGGTGAAGAATCCGCTGTTCTACGGCATGCAGTACTCGGAAGATCCGGCGCAGATCAAGCAGTGGGCGCCGCTGCTGATGGAAGGCCGCGATCCGAAGCAGAAGGTTGCCGCGACCTGGATGCCGCTCGGTACCGACGTCAACTTCGGCGTGATCACCCGCCAGCTGACCGCCGGCCTGCAGCGCAGCCCGAACTTCAGCCTGCACCTGAACCACGAAGTGAGTGCGCTGCGGCAGAACGCCGACAAGAGCTGGAACGTGACGGTGAAGGACCTCAAGGCCGGCACCGAGTCCACCACCCACGCCCGCTTCGTGTTCATCGGTGCCGGTGGCGCTGCGCTGAAGCTGCTGCAGATGTCCGGCATTCCCGAATCGAAGGATTACGCCGGCTTCCCGGTGGGCGGCCAGTTCCTGGCGTTCCAGGGCCAGGACGTGACCTCGCGCCATGGCGTGAAGGCCTACGGCATGGCCGAAACCGGTTCGCCGCCGATGTCGGTGCCCCACCTGGATGCGCGCAAGCTGGATGGCAAGCCGGTGGTGCTGTTTGGACCGTTCGCGCTGTACAGCACCAAGTTCCTCAAGCACGGCTCGTGGTGGGACCTGTACTCCTCGGTCACCCACAACAACGTCGGCCCGATGCTGGAAGTGGGCAAGGACAACCTCGACCTGGTGCAGTACCTGATGGGCCAGGCACGCCTGAACGATGCCGATCGCCAGGCCGAGCTGGTCAAGTACTTCCCCAACGCCAAGCCGGGCGACTGGAAGCTGGTGACCGCCGGCCAGCGCGTGCAGATCATCAAGCGTGATCCGTTGAAGGGCGCGGTGCTGCAGTTCGGTACCGAGATCGTGACCGACAAGGATCGCACCCTCGCCGCCCTGCTCGGCGCTTCGCCGGGTGCCTCGACCTCCCCGCCGATCATGCTGGACCTGATGGCTAAGGCCTTCCCGGACCAGATGAAGGCCGGTTGGGAAGCGCGCCTGCGCGAGATCGTGCCGTCGTACGGGCGCAAGCTCAACGACAGCGCGGCGCTGACCAACGAGATCCGCACGCTGACCAGCCAGACCCTGCACCTGCCGTACCTGGAGGTACCGGTGGATGCCAATGCGGCAGCCCCTGCACCCGCCGTGGTTCCGGCAGCGGTTCCGGCGCCGGCCAAGGAAAAGCGCAACGCCAACGAGGAACTGCAGGCGCTGTAA
- the mdcC gene encoding malonate decarboxylase acyl carrier protein: METLDYRFEGRTPVQFARDAVLVGVLASGNLEILLEPAALDGAMTVRIVTAARGFGTIWQAVIADFAQRHPLRDVRVSINDAGATPAVVSLRLDQAVETLLAGGTP; encoded by the coding sequence ATGGAAACCCTCGACTATCGATTCGAAGGCCGCACCCCGGTGCAGTTCGCGCGCGATGCGGTGCTGGTCGGCGTGCTGGCCTCGGGCAATCTGGAAATCCTGCTGGAGCCGGCCGCACTGGACGGCGCGATGACGGTGCGCATCGTCACCGCTGCGCGCGGCTTTGGCACCATCTGGCAGGCGGTGATCGCCGACTTCGCCCAACGCCACCCGCTGCGCGACGTGCGCGTGTCGATCAACGACGCCGGCGCCACACCGGCGGTGGTCAGCCTGCGCCTGGACCAGGCGGTGGAAACCCTGCTGGCCGGGGGCACACCATGA
- the mdcG gene encoding malonate decarboxylase holo-[acyl-carrier-protein] synthase, producing the protein MPERPARHTLIWLSAHADWRADVAAQEPRLAAWFAQGLPAMVARRAVDDPDPRLRLGVPLPPNEGKLRLALRVPLQDVQRLQLPPTLDAVLTAGVPTDWQQALHTLARIAPARVFGAFAWQHLSRLPYVHPRSDIDLLWQVQTRPQADALVAHLNAWEHEHGRRVDGELSLPDGGAVNWREYAGDSRQVLVKRLDGAALESREHVFMATGVAA; encoded by the coding sequence ATGCCTGAGCGGCCCGCCCGCCACACGCTGATCTGGCTGTCGGCTCACGCCGACTGGCGCGCCGACGTGGCTGCACAGGAACCACGCCTCGCGGCCTGGTTCGCGCAGGGCCTGCCGGCGATGGTGGCACGTCGTGCCGTGGATGATCCCGACCCGCGCCTGCGCCTGGGCGTACCGCTGCCGCCGAACGAAGGCAAACTGCGCCTCGCCCTGCGCGTACCGCTGCAGGATGTACAGCGCCTGCAACTGCCGCCGACTCTGGACGCGGTGCTCACCGCCGGCGTCCCGACCGACTGGCAGCAGGCGCTGCACACCCTGGCGCGCATCGCACCGGCACGCGTGTTCGGTGCCTTTGCCTGGCAGCATCTGAGCCGATTGCCGTATGTGCATCCACGCTCGGACATCGATCTGTTGTGGCAGGTGCAGACCCGCCCCCAGGCCGACGCACTTGTCGCACATCTGAATGCCTGGGAGCACGAGCACGGCCGTCGCGTCGATGGCGAACTGAGCCTGCCTGATGGCGGCGCGGTGAACTGGCGTGAATATGCCGGCGACAGCCGCCAGGTGCTGGTGAAGCGCCTGGATGGCGCCGCGCTGGAAAGCCGCGAGCACGTGTTCATGGCTACCGGAGTGGCGGCGTGA
- a CDS encoding biotin-independent malonate decarboxylase subunit beta, whose product MSHMQRRSYYEADARERIAGLVDAGSFREFLGPARRMMSPHLAQLEQPAAFDDGIVVGQALLRGKRVLLAAQQGHFMGGGVGEVHGAKLTGLLRRAAQTHPEGVLLLLDTGGVRLHEANAGLIAISEIMRATLDARAAGVPVVALIGSGNGAFGGMGIVARCCSTVIMSEEGRLSLSGPEVIETVRGVEEFDSRDRALVWRVTGGKHRYLIDQAQVLVPDALDAFAGAAAEALHPDADSGDTERALRALQARHAALKARVQAWGDCRDAVEIWARQGIAEPERLPLLDTDAFLAATRDRSLP is encoded by the coding sequence ATGAGCCACATGCAGCGCCGCAGCTACTACGAAGCCGATGCACGCGAGCGCATTGCCGGGCTGGTCGATGCCGGTTCGTTCCGCGAATTCCTCGGCCCCGCGCGGCGGATGATGAGCCCGCACCTGGCCCAGCTCGAACAGCCGGCCGCGTTTGACGATGGCATCGTGGTCGGCCAGGCGCTGCTGCGCGGCAAGCGCGTGCTGCTGGCCGCGCAGCAGGGTCACTTCATGGGCGGCGGCGTCGGCGAAGTGCATGGTGCCAAGTTGACCGGCCTGCTGCGCCGCGCGGCGCAGACGCACCCGGAGGGCGTGCTGCTGCTGCTCGACACCGGTGGCGTACGCCTGCACGAAGCCAATGCCGGGCTGATCGCTATTTCCGAGATCATGCGCGCCACGCTCGATGCGCGCGCGGCGGGTGTACCGGTTGTCGCCCTGATCGGCAGTGGCAATGGCGCGTTCGGTGGCATGGGCATCGTCGCCCGTTGCTGCAGCACGGTGATCATGTCCGAGGAAGGCCGGCTGTCACTGTCCGGACCGGAAGTGATCGAGACGGTACGCGGCGTGGAGGAATTCGACTCGCGCGACCGCGCGCTGGTGTGGCGGGTGACCGGCGGCAAGCACCGCTATCTGATCGACCAGGCCCAGGTGCTGGTGCCCGACGCCCTCGACGCCTTCGCCGGGGCCGCTGCCGAGGCGCTGCACCCCGATGCCGACAGCGGCGACACCGAGCGTGCATTGCGTGCATTGCAGGCCCGGCATGCGGCATTGAAGGCCCGCGTACAGGCCTGGGGCGATTGCCGCGACGCCGTGGAGATATGGGCCCGCCAGGGCATCGCCGAACCCGAGCGCCTGCCGCTGCTGGACACCGACGCCTTCCTTGCCGCCACCCGCGACCGGAGCCTGCCATGA
- a CDS encoding LysR family transcriptional regulator ArgP codes for MRIDHAQLRALAAVIREGSFDRAAQSLNVTPSAISQRVKALEDRVGRLLVKRGTPATATAEGQLLVQLAEQTALLEHDALHRMGLADEDLPQASIPVAVNHDSLETWFPQAAYQFAQSTGTTLDLRVEDQDHTVELLRQGTVLGAVTTLDEPVQGCQIHALGSIRYAATCTPEFRERHFAKGVTAQALAQAPVLVFNRKDDMQSRFARRMAGGDLPSTAPTWWIPSTRAFVQANLGGMGWTMNPLPLVKRHLDAGRLVYVRQRAWEDVPLYWQHWKGDVQTMALLTRAVLDASSALIRRKR; via the coding sequence ATGCGTATCGACCATGCCCAGCTGCGCGCTCTGGCGGCGGTGATCCGCGAGGGCAGCTTCGACCGCGCCGCGCAGTCGCTCAATGTCACGCCCTCGGCCATCTCGCAGCGGGTGAAGGCACTGGAGGACCGGGTCGGCCGCCTGCTGGTCAAGCGCGGCACCCCGGCCACCGCCACCGCCGAGGGCCAGCTGCTGGTGCAGCTGGCCGAACAGACCGCGCTGCTCGAACACGACGCATTGCACCGGATGGGCCTGGCCGACGAGGACCTGCCCCAGGCCAGCATCCCGGTGGCGGTGAACCACGACAGCCTGGAAACCTGGTTCCCGCAGGCGGCTTATCAGTTCGCGCAGAGCACCGGCACCACGCTGGACCTGCGCGTGGAAGACCAGGACCACACCGTGGAGCTGCTGCGCCAGGGCACGGTGCTGGGCGCAGTGACCACGCTGGACGAGCCGGTGCAGGGCTGCCAGATCCACGCGCTGGGCAGCATCCGCTACGCCGCCACCTGCACCCCGGAGTTCCGCGAGCGTCATTTCGCCAAGGGTGTGACCGCGCAGGCGCTGGCGCAGGCGCCGGTGCTGGTGTTCAACCGCAAGGATGACATGCAGTCGCGCTTCGCCCGGCGCATGGCCGGCGGCGACCTGCCCAGCACCGCCCCGACCTGGTGGATCCCCTCCACCCGCGCCTTCGTGCAGGCCAACCTGGGTGGCATGGGCTGGACCATGAACCCGCTGCCGCTGGTCAAGCGGCACCTGGATGCCGGCCGCCTGGTCTACGTGCGCCAGCGCGCATGGGAAGACGTGCCGCTGTACTGGCAGCACTGGAAGGGCGACGTGCAGACCATGGCCCTGCTGACCCGCGCGGTGCTGGACGCCTCCTCGGCGCTGATCCGGCGCAAGCGCTGA
- the mdcE gene encoding biotin-independent malonate decarboxylase subunit gamma, which produces MNAALQPLLDALFPRGHAIAVSDSVLSGTATTHDGVVTVIGTTDRIEVGVDHALALAESVLASTAAHPQRPIVMLADTAGQRLARRDELLGINGYFAHLAQSIDLARRRGARLVTLVYGESVSGGFLSFGLMADHIHALPDAQVRVMDLRAMARVTKQPLEALQALSQSSPVFAPGVANYVAMGAVESLWEGDLAQHLLQALRTPSEGDVRAALGVQRGGRALAAVVADAVARGDA; this is translated from the coding sequence ATGAACGCCGCGTTGCAGCCCCTGCTCGATGCTCTGTTCCCGCGCGGGCATGCCATCGCGGTGAGTGACTCGGTGCTGTCCGGCACGGCGACCACCCACGACGGCGTGGTGACAGTGATCGGCACCACCGACCGCATCGAGGTCGGTGTCGATCATGCATTGGCGCTGGCCGAATCGGTGCTGGCCAGCACCGCCGCGCATCCACAACGGCCGATCGTGATGCTGGCCGACACCGCGGGCCAGCGCCTGGCGCGCCGCGATGAACTGCTGGGCATCAACGGCTACTTCGCCCACCTCGCGCAGAGCATCGATCTTGCGCGCCGCCGTGGCGCACGGCTGGTCACCCTGGTCTATGGCGAATCGGTCAGTGGCGGCTTCCTGTCCTTCGGCCTGATGGCCGACCACATCCATGCCCTGCCCGACGCACAGGTGCGGGTGATGGACCTGCGCGCGATGGCGCGGGTGACCAAGCAGCCGCTGGAAGCGCTGCAGGCGCTCAGCCAGAGCTCACCGGTATTTGCACCGGGCGTGGCCAACTACGTGGCCATGGGGGCCGTGGAATCGCTGTGGGAAGGCGACCTGGCCCAGCATCTGCTGCAGGCCTTGCGCACGCCCAGCGAAGGCGACGTGCGCGCGGCGCTGGGTGTACAGCGTGGCGGTCGTGCGCTGGCGGCGGTTGTTGCCGATGCTGTGGCCCGCGGCGATGCCTGA
- a CDS encoding TonB-dependent siderophore receptor — MSLTLRNRLPRRALLPAALLSSLSLLAAPGAFAAADGAADAKTLDRVSVRAEQSAPPSSTTRLPITLQETPQSATAISLKRLQDESLFSINDVMRTVTGVSVSFYDTQRPLYYARGFAITDFQVDGIPTYSGSTNQEYDTAFYDRIEVIRGANGLLSGAGVPSATVNLLRKRPGKEFDASFAVSAGSWDYRRMEADVTAPLTDDGRFRSRVVAAYTDRGLYYDRYKENKMAGMAVLEGDVTDSTTITLGYQSQDNNPVGSTWGTVAFFDNQGNFAHLARSTNLSPKWSYWKRESNTAFANLEQRLGEDWLLKINTAYTRGNVQNVRVYGTGNPDPVTGSGIYLRAAAGDSKDTRRNVDAYLTGTFPLFGRDHDLTLGAQWSDLEGTTNTVTLNFPRDWATCGRERCYYIPNVFDWDGDISEVTYTRTGARRVAKTTQSGVYLATRLHLADPLSLIAGARLSRWQTLSRSYNAAGAYTGTSGAYKVSDEITPYVGLVYDITPNVSAYASYTEIFNPQNYKDRNENLLAPVQGSNLEAGIKTQWFDGRLTANAAVFEAKQDNYAVRDMSVPEGTLSDGSSAYLGINGTKARGWEMDVNGEILPGWTVNAGYTHVKVTRAATDLLYANPPEDLLQLNTQLQLRGALERLSIGGGVQWQSKVQGYNIAYPLGGTVTVNQPAYSLVQFNANYRISDHWTATLSVRNALDKTYWANLDYNNFGEPRFVSASLRWKF, encoded by the coding sequence ATGTCCCTGACCCTGCGTAACCGCCTGCCCCGCCGCGCACTGCTGCCGGCGGCCCTGCTTTCGTCGCTGTCCCTGCTGGCCGCACCCGGTGCGTTCGCTGCCGCCGATGGCGCCGCCGATGCCAAGACCCTGGACCGGGTCAGCGTTCGCGCCGAACAGTCCGCACCACCGTCGAGCACCACGCGCCTGCCGATCACCCTGCAGGAAACCCCGCAGTCGGCCACGGCGATCAGCCTCAAGCGCCTGCAGGACGAGTCGCTGTTCAGCATCAACGATGTGATGCGCACCGTGACCGGCGTCAGCGTCTCCTTCTATGACACCCAGCGCCCGCTGTACTACGCCCGTGGTTTTGCCATCACCGATTTCCAGGTCGATGGCATTCCCACTTACAGCGGCTCGACCAACCAGGAATACGACACCGCCTTCTATGACCGCATCGAAGTGATCCGCGGTGCCAACGGCCTGCTCAGTGGCGCCGGCGTGCCGTCGGCCACGGTCAACCTGCTGCGCAAGCGCCCGGGCAAGGAGTTCGATGCCTCGTTCGCGGTCAGCGCCGGCAGCTGGGACTACCGCCGCATGGAGGCCGATGTGACCGCGCCGCTGACCGATGACGGCCGTTTCCGCAGCCGCGTGGTCGCCGCCTACACCGATCGTGGGCTGTACTACGACCGCTACAAAGAGAACAAGATGGCGGGCATGGCGGTGCTGGAAGGCGACGTCACCGACAGCACCACGATTACCCTCGGCTACCAGAGCCAGGACAACAACCCGGTCGGATCCACCTGGGGTACCGTGGCGTTCTTCGACAACCAGGGCAACTTTGCCCACCTGGCGCGCTCGACCAACCTGTCGCCGAAGTGGAGCTACTGGAAGCGCGAGAGCAACACCGCCTTCGCCAATCTGGAGCAGCGCCTGGGCGAGGACTGGTTGCTGAAGATCAACACCGCCTACACCCGCGGCAACGTGCAGAACGTGCGCGTGTACGGCACCGGCAACCCGGACCCGGTAACCGGCTCGGGCATCTACCTGCGCGCCGCGGCGGGTGATTCCAAGGACACCCGCCGCAACGTCGATGCCTACCTGACCGGCACGTTCCCGCTGTTCGGCCGCGACCACGACCTCACCCTGGGTGCGCAGTGGTCGGACCTGGAAGGCACCACCAATACCGTCACGCTGAATTTCCCCCGCGACTGGGCCACCTGCGGGCGCGAGCGCTGCTACTACATCCCGAATGTCTTTGATTGGGACGGCGACATTTCCGAGGTGACCTACACCCGCACCGGTGCACGGCGCGTGGCAAAGACCACCCAGAGCGGCGTCTACCTGGCCACCCGCCTGCACCTGGCCGATCCGCTGTCGCTGATCGCCGGCGCGCGCCTGAGCCGCTGGCAGACCCTGAGCCGTTCCTACAACGCGGCCGGCGCCTATACCGGCACCAGCGGCGCCTACAAGGTCAGCGACGAAATCACCCCGTATGTGGGCCTGGTCTACGACATCACCCCGAACGTGTCGGCCTACGCCAGCTACACCGAGATCTTCAATCCGCAGAACTACAAGGATCGCAACGAGAACCTGCTGGCGCCGGTGCAGGGTTCGAATCTGGAAGCGGGGATCAAGACCCAGTGGTTCGACGGACGCCTGACCGCCAATGCGGCGGTGTTCGAAGCCAAGCAGGACAACTACGCCGTGCGCGACATGAGCGTGCCGGAGGGCACCCTCAGTGATGGCAGCTCGGCTTACCTCGGCATCAACGGCACCAAGGCGCGGGGCTGGGAGATGGACGTCAACGGCGAAATCCTGCCGGGCTGGACGGTCAATGCCGGCTACACCCATGTCAAGGTGACCCGCGCCGCCACCGACCTGCTGTACGCCAACCCGCCCGAGGACCTGCTGCAGCTCAACACCCAGCTGCAGCTGCGCGGCGCGCTGGAACGGCTGAGCATCGGCGGCGGCGTGCAGTGGCAGAGCAAGGTGCAGGGCTACAACATCGCCTACCCGCTGGGCGGCACGGTAACGGTGAACCAGCCCGCGTACTCGCTGGTGCAGTTCAACGCCAACTACCGCATCAGCGACCACTGGACCGCGACGCTGAGCGTGCGCAACGCGCTTGACAAGACCTACTGGGCCAACCTGGACTACAACAACTTCGGCGAACCGCGCTTCGTGTCGGCCAGCCTGCGCTGGAAGTTCTGA